One Odocoileus virginianus isolate 20LAN1187 ecotype Illinois chromosome 6, Ovbor_1.2, whole genome shotgun sequence DNA segment encodes these proteins:
- the LOC110150078 gene encoding histone H2B type 1-N-like: MPEPSKSAPAPKKGSKKVVTKAQTKDGKKRKCSRKESYSVYVYKVLKQVHPDTGISSKAMGIMNSFVNDIFECIAGEASRLAHYNKRSTITPREIQTAVRLLLPGELAKHAVSEGTKAVTKYTSSK; this comes from the coding sequence ATGCCTGAACCCTCTAAATCCGCTCCGGCCCCGAAGAAGGGCTCCAAGAAGGTGGTGACCAAGGCGCAGACGAAGGACGGCAAGAAGCGCAAGTGCAGCCGCAAGGAGAGCTATTCTGTGTACGTGTACAAGGTGCTGAAGCAGGTCCACCCGGACACCGGCATCTCGTCCAAGGCCATGGGCATCATGAATTCATTCGTGAACGACATCTTCGAGTGCATCGCGGGCGAGGCGTCGCGCCTGGCGCATTACAACAAGCGCTCGACCATCACACCCAGGGAGATCCAGACGGCCGTGCGCCTGCTGCTGCCCGGGGAGCTGGCCAAACACGCGGTGTCCGAGGGCACCAAGGCCGTCACCAAGTACACCAGCTCCAAGTGA